The sequence GGCAACCCGCCGGCGTACGAGGCCCCGAGCGACCCGATCCCGCAGTCGGCCAGCACCCGCTCGCCCCGGGCCCGGCGCTCGCGCTCCCGGGCACGCCGCGTCGGCAGGGCGAGGAGATCCGCGACCGGCCCGCCCCCGCCGCCCCGCCACTCCTGCGCCACCAGCACGTGGTCGGCCACGCTGAGCTGCCCGAACAACTGCTGCCGCTGGAAGGTCCGGCGTATCCCGTGCCGGGCCCGCCAGACGGGGGAGCGGCGGGTGACGTCCGCCCCGTCCAGCAGCATCCGCCCCTGGTCGGGGCGGCGGATCCCGGACAACACGTCGAACAGCGTGGTCTTCCCGGCGCCGTTCGGCCCGATCAGCCCGCACACCTCGCCCGCGCGGACCCCGAGATCCACCCCGGTGAGCGCCCGGACGCCACCGAAGCGCACGCCGACCCCGCGGGCCTCCAGCACGTACCCGCCCTCGCTCATGTCGCCATCCCCAGGTAGGCCTCGGTGAGCCGGTCCGCCTCCACCTCGTCCCGGGGGCCGCACCAGGAGACCCGGCCCTGGGAGAGGTAGGCCACGGTGTCGGCGATCCCGAGGATCCCGGCCGCCTTCTCCTCCACCAGGAGCAGCGCCGTCCCGGCGTCACGGAGCTCGGTGAGCAGCGCGTACACCTCCTCCACCACGCGCGGGGCGAGCCCGAGCGAGGGTTCGTCGGCGATCAGCACCGCGGGCGGCCGCAGCAGCAGCGGGGCC comes from Streptomyces virginiae and encodes:
- a CDS encoding ABC transporter ATP-binding protein encodes the protein MSEGGYVLEARGVGVRFGGVRALTGVDLGVRAGEVCGLIGPNGAGKTTLFDVLSGIRRPDQGRMLLDGADVTRRSPVWRARHGIRRTFQRQQLFGQLSVADHVLVAQEWRGGGGGPVADLLALPTRRARERERRARGERVLADCGIGSLGASYAGGLPVGQARMVELARAVADPPRVLLLDEPASGMSAPERDRLAGVVRRLAEREGCAVLLVEHNVAFVMELCARVVVLDLGTVLAEGTAAEVRANPLVREAYLGTT